In Anser cygnoides isolate HZ-2024a breed goose chromosome 30, Taihu_goose_T2T_genome, whole genome shotgun sequence, the genomic stretch gcacatggcactgcccctgcagagccagagcagctctcacaGGAAGGAAGTCACAcaaggaaggcagtgcaggctcctttcttttatttcaattcacAGAGGGCCTGGCTCCTCATATACAGCATCTCTGAGATTGAATGAGATGAATCATATCATTTTAATGGGCAACTTTAGACATTGAAACAAAGAAAGTTCTGTAATGAAAACACTcataaatacacaaacacaaaaataattatatatataatattagtTGTTCTTCTAGTCATTGATATTACTAGTCATCTGCACAGGTAGAATGGAAATTTATTGCTTCTGAAACACATCTAGTCATTAATTTCCACAGTGCTTGCTTaagctccttgttcctcatgctgtagatgagggggttcagtactggaggcaccaccgagtacagaactgccaccaccaggtccagggatggtgaagagatggaggggggcttcaggtaggcaaacacggcagtgctgacaaagagggagaccacggctaggtgagggaggcacatggaaaagattttgtgccggccctgctcagaggggatcctcagtacggccctgaagatctgcacataggaaaaaacaatgaaaaaaaaacagccaaataataaagaaacactaaacacaagtgccccaacttccctgaggtaggcatctgagcaggagagcttgaggatctgagggatctcacagaagaactggtccacagcattgccttggcagaggggcagggaaaatgtagtggccgtgtgcaggacagcattgagaaagccactgccccaggcagctgctgccatctgggcacaagcactgctgcccacgaggctcccgtaaTGCaagggcttgcagatggcaacgtagcggtcataggccataATGGTGAGAAACCAGTACTCCGCTCCAActaagaagacagaaaagaagatctgtgcagcacacccttgataggagatggccctggtgtcccagagggcattggccatggctttggggagagtggtggagatgcagcccaggtcgaggagggcgaggttgaggaggaagaagtccatgggggtgtggaggcggtggtcgcaggctacggcggtgaggatgaggccgttgcccaggagtgcagccaggtagatgcccaggaagagcccgaagtgcaggagctgcagctcgcgcgtgtctgcgaatgccagcaggaggaactcgctcacaaAGCTGCTATTGGGCATTTCCTGCCTCCGGGCATGGTGTCCTGCCCAAGGAACAGAAATACACTAATAATACGGCAGAGTGACCTGAGAAAACCATTCCCATTTCACAGTTAAGTCCCTCATAGCACTTGCCCAATTGCACACAGACAGTTGGCAGATCCCTTTCCTGCATTGgattcagctgctctgtgcGGGCATCTCTTTGACTGCAGGACAATTCCACTAAGGAGGTTCTCCTGAGAAGAGTTTgaacactgctgagagcagaagccaggctccaagtgcccatctccagacccctcaccctgtccccatactccccttcccccaggcaccccgagggctcactccatgggcaggtgaaacccccatccccaggcagcctgggaacaagagcagcagcagcacggccaggtggagaagccaggaggaatggcagcgtgctgctgccaggggaggcaaggccagggagggacagacggacactcagcacaccctcctgtgctgcagctctgcctgcagaggaggcagctcctgctggggacagcgggggcttgagggcagaggctgtgctggtggcagaggagagcagggggtgtcccagggaaggcgcctgccctgcaggggctggcagggaggtgcctgagccctccctcgcacagcatttctggcagcagctccctctcaccgcctgcccatgtccctgctgcctgcccgtgtccctgctgggagccgctTCTGCgtccccacgtctcctccctgtccatgctcacagacTTATCCCACAAGCTGTGTGCTCAGATTCACTCAGATTCCCCTCCAGaacaggaatctgaaagcacagaatccaaaaaaaaaaagcctttcccaAAAGATAAACCAAGCCTCAGTCTTCCTCTGGAAATTTCCTCATATAAATGAcattctctacagcatcttatacactttgctggagaaacagagagacaagAATCCCGACAGATGCTATCAGGaatcggatgtgccagctgcagaagacccctctggcaaccccacctgcatggccctgcagccagagactcacggtgccaagagcctgcagatctgtcctgccacacgctgccctctgttgctgcgctcctcactgcctccaagccctctctccttctctcctctccccgtgccagctgcggtcagagcccccagccctgctgcgctgtgcacaggagctgctcctgggcacagctgtctctctgcaccagggccctcttgccacgagctctctctgtcccacgagcccggcccagctcagcaccacacgcccagcccaaggcattggaatcccccctcggggggctttgctgaggagcccacgagcctcaggcactgagagacaattgaagacatctctcaacaagtccaagtcagaggcaagtttcctgcagtgtccccctgagggccagccctgacacagcctcccttggagctcgttagagcagagcattggaggcagtgaggacaaggagacaaaggcaatgtcaaggtgaccctgatgtgtagaCAGTGTATTTGTTTCAACTAGCACAAGGGCCCAGACAATAGCGAATGATTTAAAatttgagaagacagaaaaggaagttaaaatagtaataataacaataataataataacattaataagaataatatgtacaaagcaagtgatgcaccaTGCAATTCCTGAGAAGCCCCTCACCAATGCTCAGCCTGTCCCTGAACATTGGTCCCCCTGAccctggccagcctgcag encodes the following:
- the LOC136787652 gene encoding olfactory receptor 14J1-like; translation: MAYDRYVAICKPLHYGSLVGSSACAQMAAAAWGSGFLNAVLHTATTFSLPLCQGNAVDQFFCEIPQILKLSCSDAYLREVGALVFSVSLLFGCFFFIVFSYVQIFRAVLRIPSEQGRHKIFSMCLPHLAVVSLFVSTAVFAYLKPPSISSPSLDLVVAVLYSVVPPVLNPLIYSMRNKELNNAMFAYLKPHSISSPSLGLVVSFLYLAVPPAVNPLIYSMRNQDLKDTMKKMILVLEEDDSPKWGKLMGSGSAI